Proteins found in one Paenibacillus wynnii genomic segment:
- a CDS encoding cache domain-containing sensor histidine kinase, translating into MTRKSRITMDSLKLNNLPLRYKLIVHFLLISILPSIGLGLLIGWTVDRIVEDQSNENTIQLIGKVNTALENDVENLQKITYLISFDPGVQKFLAKGKSTDITGTTSGESAQYNIRKFLQGFTTLSSEIAGIMVVNSGGDFISNEMYTRSGTSVTDEEWYKAAVDNKGIFKIIGHPYGRAVRSHADYKESEVVSAVRAIIDPETQVVQGVVLVDLKLRVIAETARDVTLGKTGYLTVVDSSGDMIYTPQHPLIKNIPMNLFTETSGISSEKVDGRHIQMIYRTSPFTGWTTLGVFPMEESAYGVREITFNVVTFVFVVCMLGMTASFYLAYSISRPICQLMSFMSKAESGDLTIRYWGERSDEIGMLGRSFNTMLAQIARLLSLTEVQERQKREAELRSLQAHIKPHFLYNTLDTIHWMARSKGSEDIAEVVHSLSRLFRLGLSKGSDIVPLADELEHIVSYLKIQHVRYSSKLAYKIEADPQLQEFYVLKLLLQPLVENAIYHGIKERRGPGHISIEVTEAEGDLLLTVRDNGAGIPPDRLAILRQKLNRIGEESGSGEAEPYQMEGTGSGYGILNVQARIRLTYGQEYGLSIDSELGTGTTVTVRHPIVRDSYNTHKNI; encoded by the coding sequence ATGACCCGTAAATCACGAATTACGATGGATAGTCTGAAATTAAATAATCTACCTTTACGCTACAAGCTAATTGTGCACTTTTTGCTCATTAGTATTTTGCCCTCTATCGGTTTAGGGCTATTAATAGGCTGGACTGTGGACCGCATTGTTGAAGATCAAAGCAATGAGAATACGATCCAGCTGATTGGAAAAGTTAATACGGCACTGGAGAATGATGTTGAGAATCTGCAGAAAATCACTTATTTAATATCCTTCGATCCAGGGGTTCAGAAGTTTTTAGCGAAGGGGAAATCCACTGACATTACGGGAACCACCAGCGGTGAATCTGCTCAATATAATATACGTAAATTTCTACAGGGCTTCACGACACTAAGCTCGGAAATCGCCGGTATCATGGTGGTGAACAGCGGGGGCGATTTCATTAGTAATGAGATGTACACGCGCTCTGGAACCAGTGTCACGGACGAAGAGTGGTATAAGGCTGCTGTTGATAATAAGGGGATTTTCAAAATTATTGGTCATCCCTATGGTCGGGCAGTAAGATCACATGCAGATTATAAGGAAAGTGAAGTTGTATCCGCAGTAAGAGCCATTATTGATCCGGAGACTCAGGTGGTTCAAGGTGTCGTGCTAGTGGATTTGAAGCTTCGTGTCATTGCAGAGACAGCTAGAGATGTTACGCTTGGCAAGACCGGTTATTTGACAGTGGTGGACAGTAGCGGGGATATGATATATACACCGCAGCATCCACTTATCAAGAATATACCTATGAATCTGTTCACAGAAACTTCTGGTATTTCCTCAGAGAAGGTGGATGGAAGGCATATCCAGATGATTTACAGAACCTCCCCGTTTACCGGATGGACGACCTTGGGTGTTTTTCCGATGGAGGAATCAGCCTATGGGGTCAGAGAAATCACGTTTAATGTCGTCACCTTTGTATTCGTGGTCTGCATGCTGGGCATGACGGCATCTTTTTATCTGGCTTATTCTATTTCAAGACCGATCTGTCAACTCATGTCCTTTATGAGCAAGGCAGAATCCGGTGATTTAACCATCCGCTATTGGGGGGAGCGATCGGATGAAATTGGGATGCTGGGTAGAAGCTTTAATACTATGCTGGCACAAATTGCCCGGTTGCTCTCATTAACAGAAGTACAGGAAAGGCAGAAGCGGGAAGCGGAGCTGCGCAGCTTGCAAGCCCATATTAAACCGCATTTCCTTTATAACACACTGGATACGATCCATTGGATGGCACGCAGTAAAGGGTCGGAGGATATTGCGGAGGTTGTTCACTCTCTGTCACGGCTATTCCGTCTGGGACTAAGCAAAGGAAGCGACATTGTTCCACTAGCCGATGAACTCGAGCATATTGTCAGCTATTTAAAGATCCAGCACGTTCGGTACAGCAGCAAGCTTGCTTATAAAATAGAAGCAGATCCGCAGCTTCAGGAGTTTTATGTATTGAAGCTGTTGCTGCAGCCCCTTGTAGAGAATGCAATCTATCACGGAATTAAGGAGCGCCGTGGTCCTGGGCATATCTCCATTGAAGTGACAGAAGCAGAAGGGGATCTTCTCTTGACTGTTCGGGATAATGGAGCTGGTATTCCACCGGACAGACTTGCGATATTAAGACAGAAGCTGAACAGAATTGGGGAAGAGTCGGGTTCTGGTGAGGCGGAGCCCTATCAAATGGAGGGGACAGGGAGCGGATACGGAATTCTGAATGTGCAGGCTAGAATTAGACTCACTTACGGTCAAGAGTACGGTCTTTCTATTGATAGTGAGTTGGGAACCGGGACTACGGTCACTGTTCGTCACCCTATCGTCCGAGATAGCTATAATACGCACAAAAACATATAG
- a CDS encoding response regulator gives MERWRVMIADDEYIIREGIKQSVDWEGLGLQVVTEAEDGEEALDNALEHNIHIALVDLNMPIMHGIELMKKLREKLPACKIIVITGHDEFTYAQESIRLQVNDYILKPADPKQLTQVIRGVRDELESERQKSQHLEQASRQILKNFPLLRERFCQEWLDGNLSPSEIKEQLHFLQLPLVRPELLGIIRWRWEVQNSGMKEKERQLFMFAIENITLELLNEYPKAIFRDSTGLIVVLLWENNAEAMLARVEQEVRLHLKIAVEVGIEPVEGDITELSTAYRKCRVSLSKEVPLSPLVRRAKQYMLEHYNEYGLTLDSMAGMLQASPVYLSRLFKQELGTSFGAYLTQIRIRKAAQLLNATDMSIYEVAERTGYETQHYFSTSFKKQTGVSPLQFRKGASPEDGSVT, from the coding sequence ATGGAACGTTGGAGGGTCATGATTGCTGATGATGAATACATCATCCGGGAAGGCATTAAGCAGTCAGTGGATTGGGAAGGTCTGGGACTGCAGGTTGTAACGGAAGCAGAGGATGGAGAGGAAGCGCTGGACAATGCATTAGAACATAACATTCATATCGCTCTAGTTGATCTTAATATGCCCATTATGCACGGAATTGAGCTGATGAAGAAGCTCAGAGAGAAGCTGCCAGCCTGCAAGATCATTGTGATTACGGGACATGATGAATTTACCTACGCTCAGGAATCGATTAGACTCCAAGTGAATGATTATATTCTAAAACCAGCTGATCCCAAACAGCTGACACAGGTAATACGGGGTGTTAGGGATGAACTGGAGTCTGAGCGGCAGAAGAGTCAGCATTTGGAGCAGGCTTCCAGGCAAATCCTGAAAAACTTCCCGTTGCTGCGTGAACGCTTCTGTCAGGAATGGCTCGACGGAAACTTGAGCCCATCCGAGATAAAGGAACAGCTCCACTTTTTGCAATTGCCGTTAGTCCGTCCTGAATTGCTGGGTATTATCCGCTGGCGTTGGGAAGTGCAGAACTCAGGTATGAAAGAGAAAGAACGGCAGCTATTTATGTTTGCGATAGAGAATATTACGCTGGAGTTATTAAATGAATACCCTAAAGCTATTTTTCGTGATTCTACCGGTCTAATTGTTGTTCTTCTTTGGGAGAATAATGCGGAGGCCATGCTGGCGCGTGTGGAACAAGAGGTCCGGCTTCACCTAAAAATCGCTGTTGAGGTTGGTATTGAGCCGGTTGAGGGAGACATTACAGAGCTTTCTACTGCCTACCGCAAGTGTAGAGTATCTCTGTCTAAGGAAGTCCCCTTATCCCCTTTGGTACGTAGAGCTAAGCAGTATATGCTAGAGCATTACAATGAATACGGCTTGACTCTGGATTCAATGGCAGGCATGCTGCAAGCTTCTCCGGTTTATCTCAGCAGGCTGTTCAAGCAGGAGCTTGGAACGTCCTTTGGGGCTTATTTGACCCAGATCCGAATTCGGAAGGCTGCACAGCTGTTGAATGCAACGGATATGAGTATTTATGAAGTTGCCGAGCGGACAGGATATGAGACTCAGCATTATTTCAGCACATCATTTAAAAAACAAACGGGTGTATCTCCCCTGCAATTCCGCAAAGGGGCATCTCCGGAAGACGGTAGTGTTACTTAG
- the chvE gene encoding multiple monosaccharide ABC transporter substrate-binding protein, whose translation MKKYSWMMLTMALVLILSACGNGSSGSSEGDKGKVGIAMPTKSSERWVNDGNNMVKEFEKLGYGTDLQYAEDVVENQVSQIENMITKGVNAIVIASIDGEALTDVLQKAHDANVKVIAYDRLIKKSEYVDYYATFDNFKVGVLQGSYIEEKLGLKEGKGPFNIELFGGSPDDNNAYFFFDGAMSILNPYIESGKLVVRSKQTTMDQVATLRWDGAAAQARMDNLLSANYASDNLDAVLSPYDGISIGILSSLKGIGYGSGDKKLPVVTGQDAELASVKSILAGEQTQTVFKDTRELAKKAVEMTESVLKGTEAEVNDTKTYDNGVKIVPAYLLEPVSVDAANLDKVLVEGGYYTKDQLGQ comes from the coding sequence ATGAAAAAATATTCATGGATGATGTTGACGATGGCACTTGTACTTATTTTATCCGCTTGTGGTAATGGTTCTAGTGGCAGTTCTGAAGGAGATAAAGGCAAGGTTGGGATTGCAATGCCGACGAAATCTTCGGAGCGTTGGGTAAACGACGGCAACAACATGGTCAAAGAGTTCGAGAAGTTGGGTTATGGGACGGATCTTCAATATGCGGAGGATGTCGTTGAGAATCAGGTTTCCCAGATTGAAAATATGATCACTAAAGGCGTAAATGCAATTGTAATCGCTTCAATTGATGGCGAGGCACTGACAGACGTGTTGCAAAAAGCGCATGATGCCAACGTAAAAGTTATCGCTTATGACCGCTTAATCAAAAAAAGTGAATATGTAGACTACTATGCTACTTTTGATAACTTTAAAGTCGGAGTGCTTCAAGGCTCATACATTGAAGAAAAGCTCGGACTGAAAGAAGGCAAGGGACCTTTCAATATTGAATTGTTCGGCGGTTCCCCGGATGATAACAATGCGTACTTCTTCTTTGATGGAGCGATGTCCATCCTGAATCCTTATATCGAATCCGGTAAATTGGTTGTTCGCAGTAAACAGACAACTATGGATCAAGTTGCCACCCTTCGTTGGGATGGAGCAGCAGCTCAAGCCCGTATGGATAACCTGTTGAGCGCGAACTATGCTTCCGACAATCTGGATGCAGTCCTTTCTCCTTATGATGGTATCAGTATCGGTATTCTTTCCTCGCTTAAAGGTATTGGTTATGGTTCAGGAGACAAGAAACTTCCAGTAGTCACAGGTCAAGATGCTGAGCTTGCTTCCGTGAAATCTATCCTGGCTGGCGAACAGACACAAACCGTATTTAAAGATACTCGTGAGCTTGCAAAGAAAGCGGTAGAGATGACTGAAAGCGTGCTTAAAGGAACAGAAGCAGAAGTGAATGATACAAAAACCTATGACAATGGTGTCAAAATCGTACCTGCATATTTGCTGGAGCCGGTATCTGTTGATGCTGCTAATCTAGATAAGGTTCTCGTAGAAGGCGGATATTACACTAAAGATCAACTCGGCCAATAA